One window of the Anolis sagrei isolate rAnoSag1 chromosome 5, rAnoSag1.mat, whole genome shotgun sequence genome contains the following:
- the FGF23 gene encoding fibroblast growth factor 23 translates to MATLCSFLKYMLFATCSWKAIAAFPNASPLLSRNWGNSDSLLHLYTSTARNSFHLQIHSNGYVDGSPYQTIYSALMIKSEVAGYVIINGVKSGRFLCMDMNGNIFGSHFFSYEDCTFKHWALENGYDVYQSPKYNYLVSLGKAKQPLFPNMNPPPYSQFLSRRNEIPLVQFNTPKPHRHTRSANADPCGSIISSGNIAKENLQFQPLMDNTIMNSNSEDEDPNSATINRRFLSPRTDART, encoded by the exons ATGGCTACTCTGTGCAGCTTCCTCAAATATATGCTGTTTGCAACATGTAGCTGGAAAGCAATTGCTGCTTTCCCCAATGCATCGCCTTTGCTCAGCCGCAACTGGGGAAATTCAGACAGCCTGCTGCACTTGTACACCTCCACAGCAAGAAATAGCTTCCACCTGCAAATCCACTCCAATGGCTACGTGGATGGAAGTCCGTATCAAACCATTTACA GTGCCTTGATGATCAAATCCGAAGTTGCTGGTTATGTTATAATAAATGGTGTGAAAAGTGGACGTTTCCTTTGTATGGATATGAATGGGAACATCTTTGGATCG CATTTCTTCAGTTATGAGGACTGCACTTTCAAACACTGGGCCCTGGAAAATGGTTATGATGTTTATCAGTCTCCCAAATACAATTACCTTGTCAGTTTAGGAAAGGCAAAACAACCTTTGTTCCCCAATATGAACCCACCACCTTACTCCCAGTTCTTGTCCAGGAGAAATGAAATTCCTTTAGTCCAGTTCAACACACCGAAACCCCACAGACATACCAGAAGTGCCAATGCGGATCCCTGTGGCAGCATCATATCATCAGGAAATATTGCTAAAGAAAACCTACAGTTCCAGCCATTGATGGATAACACTATCATGAATTCAAACAGTGAAGATGAAGACCCAAACAGTGCAACCATCAATAGAAGATTTTTGAGTCCTAGAACAGATGCCAGGACCTGA